CAAAACTTGATACATACCCAATTCTTCTTTAGTTGAACTAGTACGGTATCTCATATCTAAAGCTTGTAATAATGATACCCCTGAGCTTAAATTATGTGGGCGAGCAAAAGAAGCTGAATTGGGGAACTGGGCATTGAAGTAGCGAACGCCATTAACTGATCCGTCGTGTTTGCCGTCACGGTTGTCCCAATCGACGCCGACCCAGGTGCCGGAATAGCCGGAAACTGGACCTATGTATTTCACAGTGCCGATCCGATGAGGGTCTCCGGTCCAGTGGACTCGTTGGCCGAGTTTGAAGTCGCATTGTTGTGGGTTTTCTGATGAGGTTTGCATATGGTGATTTCTgatttgtggttttttttttttgttgttgtggcaaaacgaaaaaaaaaaaactagagcTCAAAGCACTAATGATTAAACCATTTTGATTAGTGTTATGTAATACTGTGGTGTGTTAATCAACATGATTCTTTGGCTAGTTTGGATATCTTATGAATTTAAGTTACgtgtattatttttctttttaattttcaattttattaaagaaCTAAGGTTAAAAAttggttaaaaaaacaattaaaaaaaaatctcttatataaataaaataagattcttgtgacatcattattttttaaataatgcttaCTTGTTACTATTACACTTATTTAAAtcaagtttatcttttttatcttttttatttatgacatcattatatttaaagtttaaattattttctaactgatttataatttatgTCTTTTTCTAACGTAAGCccaatgtaaattaaaatgtaattatttaatttatttttttcagatttttttttgtttaactgattttttttgtttaatttattttaatttattaaaaaaaattaagttctTATGTTCTTTAGAAAAGTCTAACAATTTATACATGGTCCTttaaattttcatcatttaaataatttaatcatgatagatttttaaattatctatatattatgcaagttaataagctaattatatctatactcatttataaatattatcacACCCTTCATTTTTAGAGATAGTTACATACGGAAttactaaaatacccttaataaacacccatgATGGAAAAGgtttttatgaaaaaacaaatttgtccttaatgaattaatttatgctctaaatttttattttaataatcaacactttaagtctttatcttctaaaaaaatttcactatcataattatataaaccTTCACCACTTgacactgccaccaccaccaatagtaccatcaccgacaccactagaccgtcttccccaccaccgccatCGCATTGCTCAGATACCATGCTCTTATATTCGAAATTTAAGGTATACTATTTCGAGATTATGAGTATGGTTGAACTATCTCATAGTTCTTAGAAATCGACGTAatttaatattacaaaacttttattaataagcccgggttgaacccgggttattAGCTAGTATTGCATTATAACGTTACGTGATTACATGGTCATTTGAAAAGACTCGACTCGATTCGAACAaaagatataatataatttattttttttactagtcGTAAATTTGGCCTTAAATTTATGGTTGAGAGCCGTAAATTTACGACAACTGAACGTAAAAACCTAGCCGTAAAATTATGGCTTAAATTATAACTAACCGTAATTTACTCAtggattttttttctataaaataaaataactcaaTAATACAAGGGTCGTAAATTTATGGTCTTGGACCGTAAATTTACGATCAGTTCTGCACACCATTTTGACTCAAATTTTATTCAAACTATTTTCAAAGCTCAAATGCtcaaaccaaaacaccaaaaatagtaaaatcacataTTACAACATAATGGATACATCCAAAACCTTAACAAttgaaatttatattaaaacgaCCAAACAGGTCGGATTACCCACGTTGTCATCAACCAAAGTCAAATAAACAAGTTTATAAACCAAAAGACCTTCACAAGATGTAATTTAAACATACCAAAATAAAGTTTTACCAAAATGATAAAAGTATCATGAGCCATAGAGAGGTAGTATAACTAAGTATCTACACAAAATATCATTCTTCATCGAATGGTCATATCTCCAATTCTTCAAAATGCAACTTCTTCTATTCAAACTTCAAATCAACAAGATCCTAATTTCCTCTTCCGGAACCCCCTTTAagaagggtaaacaactaaaacgtaagtGAATGCTTAGgaaatatacttgcatacatttacatATACGAAGGAGAGCAATGCACAAAGGACTATTACATATAGCCTATGACACGATCGTGTCATACTTACATGCTCATCTTTGTACTTTAACGCATTACacggatccatataagctaaaacaacaccatcaatatcacatacatatcatatcaataGCTtaggattcttaggccccataTCTCATATTACATATCAAGATGTTCTTAGGCTTCATAATTCACATATCAATAGTTTCTTAAACCTCATACAACATATAGCCCCTACTTagacttaacgccaaatcaattttCATATACGGAATCCACCATTATATGGTAATCAACCCGatgcatatataaaagtatgcaaatatactcacatCCTTCGCGACTCGAATCAACAACTCAAAATAAGCGCAAATGCACAATTTCAAGCTTTCGACCTATCATCACATCATAATATGCATATAAGATATCAACACTCTCTTGGCTAACTTAACTGAattcatcattttcattatcatttaactcaactaatgaaaaatcatctttcaaaattcaaatttatatgtcaatacacacacacacacagttaAACTCATCGAGCAACTCAATACAAACTAGGTTTTACAAGAATTTGGGGAAAAACTATGCATTATTCAATTTTtagcaaaatccccaaattgGGTTACTCCAAGAACCTTAATTTCTCACAAAATCAAAGTAGGTTATAAAGATTCTTACCTCAAGGATTCAAGGAACTAGATTTTGATTCACAAGTTCTTCTTTCCCCTTTTTCTCTCTTAATTTTGGCCACCACCACTATACACAAACCCTAACCTTTCAATTTCTTAGATGTTATgagattattgttattattaatcttTGATGGATTACTTAAATTGTTTGGAAGATTAGGATTTGAGTAAGATAAGAATGATAAGAAGCTTGGAGAAGATGTTAATGGAATTGTGACTAAGGAGGGAAAACATGGTTGGCACTCCTTCACAGTGCCACGCCCCTTTTCTCAAAATCAGTGGGTATTTTAGCCGctatccactaaagttccaactaaattaaccccataacaaaaaataaaatactagaaaattaatttaatgtcaaaactataaaaaatggttaatttctttaccttaaaaaaaaagaactttggGGTGCTACATCATTAGCTATGAAAATATCAAATGTTTTCTTATAcgaaaaaaaccttaaaaagtTAATACAAATGAAAGGTAAACATTGATGGgaaaatattagaaaaaaaaagagagtaaaaataagaaatttcaAACAGGCATTCTTATAGGTAGCTATGGTCGTAAGCCCGGGATTACCTAAATGTTGACCGGGGATGACAAATAGGATTTTATTAATGACGGACCTTAAGGTTATGAGTGAAACTATTTTGGTGCATTAAAATTCATAAGGTCGTTGAATAGTAATACAAAAACCAAAGACCATAATGGTattcaaatgtgaaaaaaaaagaaagaaaagaataaggggtaaagtttaaaaatatcaatAGTTCGTGGCAAAAATGTAAAGGGTACTCAAGATATGTGgccaaaatcaaaatataaaaagctATAAGTgatcaaaaccaaaaaaattccAAACTCTACTATGTACCCcaaaatcaaaatatgaaaaatctATGTAGTCAAAACTAAAATATCCCAAACTCTACAATAGCTAAGTTCTATTTTAAATGTGTTATATaaggggatggtaatataaggttgttatgtaactaagtttaggtgtgaaatactcatatattgtttttttaatctataaaattcatgaggcctaaacatttattcattaataaaaaaatattaaaaatttgtatgtgagagatttcacacctaagcttaagtgccGGACAATGATGTATTCTAATAACATAGACTCAAATCAAAAATGCTTTCAACGAGGGAAGAAAATAATAGAAACGGATAGGTAATAATACTAATTAAGTTCATAATACAATATTATGATGTACCCATgtaattaaaggaaaaaaaagtaagGTAACTTTTAATGCCGTTTTTCGCGGGTTTTGGGTCCTAAATACCGTTTTCAATAAtgtatggggaggttgagaAGTAGACAAGTTTACCCCTActaaaggtagagagactgttttCAAGTTCCACCAAAGTTATAAAAGGACCTTCAGCCTTGACGGACATGAGAATCGAACCCTTGAGCCCTGTCTCAAGATGCAATGACTTCAACCACTGATACAACTCAATTGATTTTAAGTAAGGTATATATGATGTTTAAGTTTTCcgttttacatttttatatgcAAAATCAAATCCAATGAAAACTTATCTTAATTGGTTTGGTTTTAAACGGGCCTCAGATCCAAACTAATATTATAATCGATAATGATAATATTATGATctgttaattttatttactatATAGACTAATAGTTTAAGTTGAACATGATAATACGGTTTTAACCATTCTTGTGAATTGTTACTCATGCAGTGTTTGTGATTTTAGTCATTGATGGGTCGATCCGTATGTCCAGTAGGCCAGACTGTTAGAGGTCTTTCTCCAACCTTCGGAAGAACCATGAATTAATCTCTCTATCTTAACATCTCAACCTCTCTTATACATCATTGTAGACGGTATTCGAACCCATAACACGTGAAAGACAACATTGGGTGTACTTACTTTTTTCCTACGATAAGTACGAACTGTATACTTGTATAAAGCTAACTTGATTCACTAAATCGGAAGGTTAGTCGTGTCTCAAGGGCGAATATATCAACATGTATAGAGTCGAATATATAACCAGCAGTTGGACATTATTTTACAGATTTGAAGTTAATGTCCAGCTTTCTTTCACCATTAAAAAAGAAAGCATGTTCTATAACATGTCTAATCTACCAAAGCTTCTGATTAACGTAACATGTGGATTGTAGAACAAGTATAGCTTCCATGGCACAAGGTACACATCATTGTAACCAGTTTTGTGTAAATCATTGTCATCctcaatgtaaaaaaaaaaggaactcaTAACATTTGACACCGTTCTATTGGAAATCCCATTCATGTAAATCTATAACAGGCTTCTAGAAAATCAAGAAATATCAGGCAATTCGAGACTAATGGATGTTGAATCCATTGATCAATGTTATCCCATTACTTGCATGCACACCTCAACTAATAGAAGCATCGATTACTGGAACTTTGATGGGCGAAAACCATAGGAATGAGTACTGATAACAAAGCCTTCTGTGTATGCAGTATTTTTGAACATTGTCTGAAACAGAAGTGAATCaactaaaatgaaattttgatatAGTAAGCAGGCAAGGATGGGTTAAAACTTAAGAGTTATGATGCACAATGATGCAGCTAATCAAGAAGTTTATGTAGCATATGTGATCGTCATGATAAACAGATATGCACAAGGTACACCGAAAACTAAGATCGTTCACAtaatacatttaatttaatgaGCCACCATAACACAATGTATATACATGTAGGCTCACATTTGTTTGACAATCCATCAGTTAGTCCTGGACCGGGGGCTCTTGATTTGAAGATCTATTTCTCCTCCCGGTCTGTTTAGTtcttttagggttttttctgGTACTAGTTTGATTGGTTCACTAGGGTCATAGAAACTTGATTTGTTTGTTCTTTATTTGCTTTACCAGTTGTCTGACATTAGCCTCTCATATCCTCTTAGTTATTTGTTTAGAAACAACCAGTGGCAGATCCTAGATATGGACTTTGACTTATTTGTTGAAGTAGGGACCTTTAATGTGAGACGGAGGGATTTACCAGAACTAACGAGTTCTTAATTATTTAAGCCTAGAAGTTTAAAGTAACTGCTTCCCTAAAAATCATTAGGGGCCATTCCCCCCAGTCTTCATCATATCCGCTCCAGGATACAGCAAAGAAGCTAAAGATACTTCTGGAAATGCTAATATGACATCTTAACAGTTAGTGATTGCTAGGACCACTATTTCCTTAGATCAACTTTGATATCAAGAATCCATTTCCTATCGTTTCCCGAGTTATGGCATTTTTGACATGGCCTTCACCAGGTTCATTAATCCAAAATTGCTTAATTGTCTTGAGAATTTGGAGAAAACAAGGatacattaatttatacttGCCAAACAGAGACATGTAATACAAGTAGAGAGTAGACACTCACAGCTAGACTCTTCAATTCCATGCTAAGATTTTTACTTAAGCTGCTTGATACAACAGCACCAAGCTGTTCACCGTGTTTCTTGATGCTTTCCTCTGTGATCTGCATAATTCAGATCTCAAgcttaataacaaaaaaaaaaattcagatcTAAGTAGTAGTAGTAGCAGTATCACACAGAACTCACCTCTGAAAGTACAAGGGCTGATGCTTTCCCTAATATTTGTTCAACAAACTTTTCAGGATCGGCAAAAGTTCCTGAAGAATTTGTAGCATTGGCCAATTTCTCCTTCGGTGGGTCACTGGAAGGCTTTGATACTTTGACTACATAAGTGAAAGAAGAGACACGGGTTGTTAACAGAATCCAAAATATTCATGAAGTTTATAGTGATAGTTCGTATATCTAACTTTTAGCCTTGTTGAGTTGACTTAAGCGATCACTACTCACTTTACAATCGCTAATATTTACAGAATATAACTAGTCCCATCAAAGATCCTTATTCCAATGATTTCTATACACCCCTACAACGCCCATGATTCCGCTAACCAACCTCCCATATAAATTCTACTACATAGCCTGTCAATTGGTAACTATTGAAGCTTAAAATAACTTGCATAACCTTAATAATATTGAGCTGGAATGCTCAAGAAGAGACTTATATAGAGAGAAACTAACACAAGAACTAGGGAACTAATTTGTAGGGAGTGTTCACGAGAAGGCCAGGCAACCTGCCACTACCACAGATACACCAAAGATCTGACCATCTCACCCAATATCAAATATATGACTTATATTATCCATTCCAAGACAGGTATAACTAAACTATGACCTGGTAACTGCCAAACTGATAAGAAGATGCCATTTTCAAACAGGTATAAGAATGTTGCTTTCTCTTGTATAACGTCCATGAATCATTACCAATACTTGGTGATGACTCTCGCAGGCTTACTGTTCTGTTTGAGCCATTCCTACTTCTTTTATGCCAATGTTGGTGACTGATCTTATCAAAGTCCATGAATGATATATCATAGAAACTAATACGCCTTGCAAAAATAATATGCTTAAACTAATACATTTGTGTTGGGACATCATATGAGGCTTGAtcaaagccaaaaaaaaaagatacatttATACACtgcaaaaaaataatcaatagTAAAAAGGAATGCATACATTTTTAGAAAGCAGCCATACCTGTAGCAGTGGCTGGCTTGCTATTTGCAGCAACTGGCTTGCTATTTACACCTCCATCAATCTGCAAAGAGGCTGTTTTCTCCAAAACATCTGTTATGCTCGAGGAATCAGATGGAACTAAAGCAGCTAAATCAGGAGGTTGATCCTTCCCTACAGGAGGATTAGCCTATAGGAACAACGATCCAGAATCAGAAACAAGAAAACTTactatagttttaacattaaaaaatctCTCCTTACCTCCAGATCAACATAGGAGACCATTCTTCCTACTGACTTGAGAAACAACTCAACATCCTGTACACGAAGGGCTGGAACCGAAACAtcagaaaaggaaaaaagttaGGTGGCGAAAATTTCAAACTATGTGTGCAATGTATTCTTAGATCCCGTAACATTTTACACTTGTAATCTACTTCCGAAATATTAACACTTACAGATTGACATATCATTTGAAAGTGGGTGGAAAAAGCAGCACTCATGAGATTTAAAACCCTGGTCTAACAGCAACGAAACATTCCTTCACAGACATTAATAACAAGAATAAGAGCCACTTAATGAGGATCCTgcactaataataataaaaaaacgaCCCCATTAATAAACAGAATAACAGAAAGATATAACCATACCGAGCTGATTCATTCACAAGTGCAAATGGAGTAACACAGCCTAGAGGCACCTGGAAATATATCATGCCAAGAATTAGAAATGAGTGAAAACTATTAAAACAGTACAAATAACTGATCTAAGTGGTATGGTGTGGCTTCCAAATGAAAACGATGTAACATAATCTAAAAGCACCTAAAGAAATATTACAGGCACTGCCATATATACACCTGAAGCATTTCTGTAACTGCTTCTTCGGGTGCCATTCTCAACCCTCCTTTTCCAAGGCCAAGCCTTTGAGATAAAACTGCTCAGCTTCAAAGAAACAATGAAGTGTTATGAagattaaccaaaaaaaaaaagaaaagaaaaaacttaacACATATGGCCAATCAGGGGTATAGTTAACCATCGGTTAAACAACCTTGTGAGGATCATGCAACTACATgttaattcaaatgtgaatgaAGTCCACGATCCAAAGAGTGAGTGAATCCAACTACGATA
The Erigeron canadensis isolate Cc75 chromosome 2, C_canadensis_v1, whole genome shotgun sequence DNA segment above includes these coding regions:
- the LOC122589556 gene encoding uncharacterized protein LOC122589556, which encodes MGLSKNQLLQRLQDEKIQFSQYEHPVVMTVEAQAKHVGHIKAGLSKNLFLKDKKHRFYIVSALADTKVDLKVLSQRLGLGKGGLRMAPEEAVTEMLQVPLGCVTPFALVNESARNVSLLLDQGFKSHECCFFHPLSNDMSISLRVQDVELFLKSVGRMVSYVDLEANPPVGKDQPPDLAALVPSDSSSITDVLEKTASLQIDGGVNSKPVAANSKPATATVKVSKPSSDPPKEKLANATNSSGTFADPEKFVEQILGKASALVLSEITEESIKKHGEQLGAVVSSSLSKNLSMELKSLATMFKNTAYTEGFVISTHSYGFRPSKFQ